The proteins below are encoded in one region of Chaetodon trifascialis isolate fChaTrf1 chromosome 11, fChaTrf1.hap1, whole genome shotgun sequence:
- the kncn gene encoding kinocilin, with protein sequence MNPVSVGEYHGLRVGSALLSIVAGCIIIGVSRECDADAVGGIFLGAGGLGLLISIYPFIKAWLNINHILPSFGNFRVHPTPANPAPDQPVETLRREGTQSQLNLERSKSRMGTFAEGGPITDTNPEEGTSSDMPDVLSRRKLKQPPSDQDLP encoded by the exons ATGAACCCCGTCAGCGTCGGGGAGTACCATGGGCTACGGGTGGGCTCAGCCCTGCTTAGCATTGTGGCGGGCTGCATCATCATTGGGGTGTCCAGGGAgtgtgatgctgatgctgttgGAGGTATCTTCCTGGGAGCAGGGGGCCTCG GCCTGCTCATATCAATCTACCCCTTCATAAAAGCCTGGCTGAACATCAACCATATTCTTCCATCCTTCG GAAACTTCAGAGTGCACCCAACACCTGCCAATCCTGCCCCTGATCAGCCTGTAGAGACCCTAAGAAGAGAAG GGACTCAGAGTCAACTAAACCTGGAACGTTCTAAGAGTCGAATGGGAACCTTTGCGGAGGGAGGACCAATCACGGACACCAACCCAGAGGAGGG GACATCTTCAGACATGCCGGACGTCTTATCTCGACGGAAACTTAAGCAGCCGCCCTCCGATCAAGACCTGCCATGA